The following are encoded together in the Trichomycterus rosablanca isolate fTriRos1 chromosome 19, fTriRos1.hap1, whole genome shotgun sequence genome:
- the LOC134333902 gene encoding dual specificity tyrosine-phosphorylation-regulated kinase 4-like: MLPPLKLKPGATHCAKANHQAPTVLPNISKKDQLNDIQIQHKPYAIHDHITYRYEVLEVIGGGTYGQVYKCLDHKTKEMVAVKVLRFDSSITTELKILNFLRKKDKDNCHNIIQMKEYFQFRNQLCIVFELLGPNLYDFMKKNNFKGFGLAQVHKIAKELLKCMNILEQEKIIHSDLKPENIVLEPKKRNGIKVIDFGLSCFEHLQEVPCVGTRTYCAPEVIVRKRCTTAIDMWSLACILFELYTGQPLFYGEDEGDQMACIMEVLGNPPADYNSSRTELFFDSMGRPIRRTDLSGRPRVPGSRNLANMFRRNDGLFVDFIKRCLTWDPKMRLTAKEALQHEWIRKGPY; this comes from the exons ATGCTGCCACCGTTGAAATTAAAACCAGGGGCAACTCACTGTGCTAAGGCCAACCACCAAGCCCCTACAGTTTTGCCCAACATCAGCAAGAAGGACCAGCTAAACGACATTCAAATCCAGCACAAGCCTTAT GCTATTCATGATCATATCACGTACCGCTATGAGGTGCTAGAAGTGATTGGAGGAGGCACTTATGGACAGGTTTATAAGTGTCTAGATCACAAGACCAAGGAGATGGTTGCTGTTAAAGTCCTTCGCTTTGACAG TTCTATCACGACTGAACTGAAGATACTGAATTTCTTGAGAAAGAAGGACAAAGACAACTGCCACAACATCATCCAAATGAAGGAATACTTTCAATTCCGTAACCAGCTCTGCATCGTCTTTGAGCTTCTGGG GCCTAACCTGTATGACTTCATGAAGAAGAATAACTTTAAGGGTTTCGGCTTAGCTCAGGTTCACAAAATTGCTAAAGAACTGCTTAAGTGCATGAATATTTTGGAACAAGAGAAGATCATCCACTCTGATCTTAAACCT GAGAACATCGTACTGGAGCCAAAAAAACGAAATGGCATCAAAGTAATTGATTTTGGATTAAGCTGCTTCGAACATCTGCAAG AGGTCCCATGTGTCGGGACTCGAACCTACTGCGCCCCAGAAGTGATTGTGCGCAAGCGCTGCACGACTGCTATTGACATGTGGAGTCTCGCTTGCATCTTGTTCGAGTTGTACACTGGCCAGCCTCTCTTTTATGGAGAGGATGAGGGGGACCAAATGGCCTGCATAATGGAg GTTCTCGGAAATCCTCCAGCTGACTACAACTCTTCAAGAACGGAATTGTTCTTTG ACTCTATGGGACGACCCATCAGGAGAACAGACCTTAGTGGCAGACCAAGAGTTCCTGGCTCCCGAAATCTGGCCAACATGTTCCGTAGAAATGATGGGCTGTTCGTAGACTTTATTAAACGTTGCCTGAC TTGGGACCCGAAGATGCGTCTCACTGCAAAGGAGGCTTTGCAGCATGAGTGGATTCGGAAGGGCCCTTATTAA
- the casp9 gene encoding caspase-9, which produces MEARHKKILHVNRIKIVQDLDPSKIYDGLLSRGIFTQDMIDKIKIAGARRAQARQLVIDLEKRGSRAFPAFLECLRETGQHALAELLESRSGDSAPVPVPLPVRPSLIPLPIRNNELLRPERNNASDNLVPLQPVHILPTPTPESEPARPRPPRQRRDSVQSYKMDASPCGMCLIINNVEFNPASNLNNRKGSDIDCERLEKRFQSLNFEVVVKRNQKRNHIRHELSELSKRDHSRYDCCVVVILSHGTEATHNRFPGAVHGVDGPSVPVQIITNYLNGQNCPSLQGKPKLFFIQACGGGEKDIGFEVSPDEVQATVGGNDEQPDAIPLSSSSDSLSLSDETDARASLPTPSDILVSYSTFPGYVSWRDTQTGSWYVDILDRVLEVTADTDDLATMLMIVNNEVSQISAKGVYKQMPGSFNFLRKLLYFQTSKT; this is translated from the exons ATGGAAGCTCGACATAAAAAGATTCTTCATGTGAACAGGATTAAAATCGTTCAAGATTTAGATCCTTCTAAGATCTACGATGGACTGTTATCTAGAGGCATCTTCACCCAGGACATGATCGATAAGATAAAG atTGCTGGAGCAAGACGTGCGCAAGCCAGGCAACTGGTAATAGACCTTGAGAAAAGAGGGAGCAGGGCATTTCCAGCCTTCCTAGAGTGCCTTAGAGAAACTGGACAACACGCTCTAGCAGAGCTTCTGGAGAGCCGAAGTGGAGACTCAGCTCCTgttccagttcctcttcctgtgCGACCTTCTCTAATCCCTCTCCCCATTC GGAATAACGAACTTTTAAGGCCAGAAAGAAATAATGCTTCTGATAATCTGGTGCCTCTTCAGCCTGTGCACATACTGCCTACTCCAA CCCCTGAGAGTGAACCTGCAAGACCGAGGCCACCTAGACAGAGGCGTGATAGTGTACAG AGCTATAAGATGGATGCCAGTCCCTGTGGAATGTGTTTGATTATCAACAATGTGGAATTTAATCCTGCCTCGAACCTAAATAACCGTAAGGGGTCTGATATTGACTGTGAAAGGCTAGAGAAACGCTTCCAATCCCTCAACTTTGAAGTTGTCGTAAAGAGGAACCAGAAACGTAAC CATATTCGACATGAACTGTCAGAACTGTCTAAGAGGGATCATTCCAGGTATGACTGCTGTGTTGTAGTCATCCTGTCACATGGCACTGAG GCGACCCACAATCGCTTTCCTGGAGCAGTGCATGGTGTGGATGGTCCCTCTGTCCCTGTACAAATAATCACTAACTACCTGAATGGGCAGAATTGTCCCTCTCTGCAGGGCAAGCCCAAACTCTTCTTTATCCAGGCATGTGGAGGAG GTGAAAAGGACATCGGTTTTGAGGTCTCTCCAGACGAGGTGCAAGCCACTGTGGGTGGGAATGATGAGCAGCCAGACGCTATTCCCCTGTCCTCCAGCAGTGACTCACTTAGCTTGTCTGATGAGACAGATGCTAGGGCTTCACTACCCACGCCCAGTGACATCCTAGTGTCTTACTCAACCtttccag GATATGTGTCGTGGAGGGACACACAGACTGGCTCCTGGTATGTGGACATTCTAGATCGCGTGCTGGAAGTGACTGCTGACACTGATGACCTTGCCACCATGTTAATGATT GTGAACAATGAGGTCTCACAGATATCTGCTAAAGGCGTGTACAAGCAGATGCCTGGATCTTTCAATTTCCTCCGAAAGCTGCTTTACTTTCAGACTTCCAAGACATGA